The Phaseolus vulgaris cultivar G19833 chromosome 10, P. vulgaris v2.0, whole genome shotgun sequence DNA window aaattgataataaatgacaaataagaaaatatccAATAAATCAGGATAATCTCTTTATAAATATGGATCGCATCTCGTCAAATTTCGGATATCTTGATAAATCAGTTAACACTGATTCATTAAAGATATGTGTCAAATAAGATCTATGAATTAAATAACTCActactaaacactataaataaagtTTTGTACAAATGAGTAAGTTATGAGTTTTCATCAGTTTTACACTATATATTTTCAATATAGAATACTTACTTGATAATTGAAGAACCTTTTACATATTTACTTTCGATGATCAAATAATAAGGAACTAAGAATTGAATAATTGAAATCTAAAGGAATGAAAGATTTAAGAGGGAACAACCATTAAAAAAAAGGACCGGGAGATTTAAAGACAATTATTACTATCTGGTCCGTTTTCCCAATACTAtctaaaccattttttttttgtctataccaatataattactaatatttattaattttcatttttatccaTAACTACATTTACGATTATATTATTAGTCGGACCTTCTGTTTTTTTAAGCATCTAACAGATAGCAAGCTAGAAGATATAATCAAAGGAGTTATTTAGAAAAAAGTAGCAACTTGCTGATGCAGTAAATAAATGTACataataaagtttaaaatttgaatttaaaaataatcctACATTGacgtaaactttattaataaaataatttggatATCGAATGAATGAGAATGGAGATGGATAAAATCACTATAGTTCGAGTTAAAATCAAGTAGTCAAGGGTTATTTATTATCCatcatttataattaaaataagttaaataaatgtaatttaGACAAGACGCTAAATGTTATTGAGAATATATAAAGGAATCACATTTGTTGTTAATTAAAAAAgtacaaattaaattatttaaaatattcttcTGTTGAATGATGAAACGGTTATTCTGTGTATAGATTCGCTTTACCactttttctgaaaaaaaaaaatccatgtgTAAAACtttgttataaatatatatttaatagttattaaatagtcaaattattaaattttgtttataattttatttcaaatttatatcCTACTCTAAAAATGTATAAAGTGTTaatgaaatcattttttttcttaaaaaatacacTTTTGTTAACATCAAACCATAAGTTTATCTGAAGTATCAAAGGGTAAGTTTTATTGAGAAAGTAtatttattacatataaaaataaaaatgtaatcaATATTTTGCTTTCAACATTTAGTATATTGCCGCGTTTAAAATACTTAAAATCGACTCTAAAGTATTCACTTCaccattttcttaaaataatcatcaatttattatattttctgtATTTGAAGAACTACTccaaaaattatgaaataaaaaattttataataaacaatTAAAGTATTATCACTCTTATAAACGTTTTTcattaatatgtaaaaaaaaatactaaaaaataaacttaagatatacatatttaataaaatattatcatatcACTATGACAAAAATGTCAGTTTAGTGTGTGTTTTGCTCGATCTGTCACTAACCTGTCAAAAGCGGATTGAGTCAAAAGAGACTGGTTTGTTAAGGTTATACAAACCGAAATTAGTAATATGTTTCATTACAAGGTAGGTTGACGGGTTGATCTACCaccttttaacttttttaattttttttgtaatttattttgttgtgtttagatctattttttggacaataaaaatgtaagtataatcaataaaattaaatcaaactttaatattCCAGTAAAAGAATGTTTAATgtctaacaaaacaaaataaatatcaaaaatatttcaataaatgaaataatatataaaaaaattaatgtaaataaagttctatataaaatattgatcaccaataattttaattccaaaaacataaaattcttttttaaaagtttaaaaaataaacattctaCCTTGTGCCGTCCGTAGGACAATAGGGATTGACGGATTTAAAAAGTTGGAAATTCTTCATGCACTTTCATATATTCTTCTTGATcctttgtgtattttttttttaatttcaacaatatCCTTAAATATGGTGCAGAGTGCGATgacttctttttcatttttaagtgATGGTGATTGTTTGTGGTGACTGATGATAGTTGTTATGAATGGTtggacaaaaataataaaattaattagttaacTATTAATGTTATTTGAAGTTGACAAGATAAATTTTATTGGTAAAAGAAAATTCAttaattcattttgatttattaaaaatttaagtaaataatatgattaaatatgatttatttaataaaattatagttCAATcatctattaaaaaattatcgcGGATGAATATCCCATTCATccataaaaacaatattttcaaaaaagtgaaaaaacaattgtgaaaaaaaaagtaaatttaagaATGGTTTAAAGGTGAAAAAATGATTGAATTAATTTTGATCTGAATTATATATTGatattagattttaaaaaaatagatgaattattattgattatagAATTAAATAGATGAATATGATTCAATCTAATTTTGTATATATGGTACTGAATGAGTTAGATGAATTCACTTGTTGATCGAAACATCATCAATTACTGCTAAAGTATTGGTTTGGCACCGTAACGTTACTCAAGATTCTTACAGTGGAATCATTCATTTGTGGAATGGAATGTCTCTTGAATGGGAAAGCAGGTGAATTATTTCATGAATGAACAGTAAGTGTTTGTACATATGCCACGACCTATATGCACGTTCAACTTCCAGTGAATTTGTTCTCATGCTGCCTAACTCTCTGCTGTAGTTGTTCATCTCATTCCTTTGCAAATTATAGAGATTTTCAGTACTTTCGTGTTCCTTTCCATGAACATCTGAGTTTGTAGctaataattagaaaaaacaAGACTCCAAATCCGTAATTACCTTTTGCTTGTCGATGGTTTCATAAAAAGCTTTTCTGTAATCCCTTGCACGAAAGAAATATCTTTTCCAAACAGATACTGGCCAATGACATTCCTTCatcatattcatttttattctaattaaaaACCCCAGTTATTTTCATGACGATAATAACTATTACccaatttattaatatatcacCTTTTAATGTTCTTTTGTTCTCCATGTATCATTCTGTGCAAGTTAGCGAATTCCAATGCATGGAGAACAAAAGGAATGGacaaaaattgtgtttttaactACACTAAGCAGAAACTATTTATTTCATGATATACCATATATAAGTACTTCATCTTTTCAAATATCTCATCATCAACACTAACCATTATCTTTTTTTCTATCATCACATTGTAATGCACTTATTCTTACACTTATTTTTCTTCCTCTATAGATATGTTTCTTTTACTATTCTCATTTATTTGTCACAAAGAGGATTTGAAACTTGATGTAAAAGAAAGCATTGAAACTAGATCAAGTTTTATTCAAAGAGGTGTAACGTGATCGAATTAATGTCAATGATAAGAAACATTTACATCTGCATGCAAATATTGTCTATGTTACAATCAGAAGAAGCCTATTTCAGCCAAAAACACTGTCTTAAAAATAATGAAGTAATATTCCAAACACGCTGAACTCAGTCTATAGCTTTCTTACTTTCTTTTATTGGTTCATAGCCAATCAAATCCGGACTCCATAAAAGTTGTCACTGGTAGAAAATCAAAATTTGGGTCATATAGTGAATCACCCCAAGGAAAGTGAGTGGTATCACTGGATGACTTTGGAGATAAATACCCTTTATCCACCGAACAATGGTTATCATTATCTTCAAGTATATTATTTCCTTGACAAGATGATTCAGGCAAATCCATATTCATTAGCTCCGAGAAGAAATTGCCATCCATCTCAAGATTTTCCATGAAATTCAACACTGGGTCATTGTTACTCTCTGAAGACGGAGACACTAGAAAAGCCTTCATTTTGCTATGATCACCAACATTATTGGTCTTACTGTTTTCATTGTGTTGACTAATTTCGTTAGTGACTGTGACCTTAGTCCACCTTGTTGCTTTAGTCTGAACAAGACACGAACCCTTATCGTAGTGCCATTCTTGGTTCTTAACGTTTTCATCATGCTGAACTGTGTTTAAAGTGCTTCCTGCACCACCATTTGTAATGGAGCATCCTGGGGTGCCATTTTGAAGTTTCCTTCCTATGTTGGTGTTCCAATAATTCTTGATTTCATTGTCTGTTCGTCCCGGAAGCCTTCCAGCAATCAAAGACCACCTAAAATCAATGCAACACTTCTGTTATATAACCTTTTTCAAATCAATACATGTAAATAACAAATTTTCCTATACTCGTGGTTTTCAAAGTAAATAATCTCTGAGTGTTGAATTCGTACGTGAGACAACAACATATTATGAGTGAACTAGTattcatattaagaagtggataATCTCTGATGGATGTTGGATGTCGAAcaaatatgtttagttcttgtGCCTTATAGAAGTTTGATATATACCTGTTTCCAAGAAGATTGTGAAGCCGTATAATGAGCTCCTCTTCATCATTAGTGATGTTACCTCTCTTGATGCCAGGCCTGAGATAATTCAACCATCTCAGTCTGCAACTTTTTCCGCATCTCTTAAGACCTGCATGATTTCCACATTAGAAAGCTGCTATATATAGATGTAAGTTGAAATTAACCAATTCAACTTTCCAAGTTATTCCAACCGAATCAAGCAATGATGCATATGAAACTGTGTAAGTGgatccatatatatatacatgcatgcattcatcatcatcacctgCTCTTTTGGGCAGGTGTCTCCATTTTCCTTCGCCATGGATGTTAATGTATTCTGTCAGAATTTTATCTTCCAGAGCTGTCCATGCTCCTTTGTTCAAACCTTCTTTAGAACAACAAGGACTTCTTCCCATCTCTTTTGAGCACGTGGAAGTAAGTAGTCACAAATGTAAGTGTGATCAAGAGAATGAGAGAGATAGTATATGTGTTGGCAGCTGATGGGTGCATAATCATGTATGCGCTATATATAATGTGCATAAATACATTATTCTTATTAGGGAAGACCCAAAAGGAACCCTTTATGCTTCTCCACCACCAATATTTGCTAGttaaagtaatttcattcaatatAAATAAGGTTAGGGTTTCAAATCAGCTTCCCTCATATGGGCCATGTAGTTTTGAGAATGTTTCAGAGAGTGGAgattaattaattacaaaagaaaagaaacacaCCATACGTGAATACACCCATCTGCCATTCATACACATCACTTCTAGCTACTTTCTATCTAACTTTCCCACGCTCCTGAAAGTTTGTTGGATTTCAAATGtctcaaaatttgaaaataaaactcAGATAGATTTTGTAAAACCCTTAATTTTCTCTGGGTTTTAAGAGAATTATCGAAAGTAATTTCATCTAAGCAGAACAAAAAAGTTGAAAGAAAGGAATAACCTGAGTTTCGGTTCATTGGTGTTCGATTATGTCAAACCCTACCCCCATGCTATACTCTTACTAAACATGGAATGTATTTTGCTAATTAACTCTCACATTGGAAATTTATCGTTTGCTGTTTTAAAGTCTCtctttttattcttcttgttgtctcttaaaattaaaatttacacaTGATATATAGCTTAGaataaaaagattttttaatGAGCAAAAgctttaaattatatatatatatatatatatattactgtGGCTGACTTGTAATATTAGGCCAGTAGCTAATTTTCAACAAaacattttgtttataaaagcttattagtttttttttctttagagaAATAGAAAAACTTTGGGTGGCACTAATTAAGATTTAAGTTTAACAAGTTTGAGTTATTTTACTGGCATCTTTTTGTAAGCGGTGTAATACTAGATTGTAGTAATTTGTTATATTTGTATATGGTAagttttactttattattttattttcatttaatatttttacttgtttatttttagttatttacttattattattatcacagTTTAAATAGTCTATTAATTAATCTTTTGTAACGTTTTCGAAATTTGTCTAAGTTAATATATTAATCAAATTGCAACAACTTTTTTAACTATGTCCTTTCTGAGCAGATATTTCAGCTTGTTAAAATTGAGTGGTACGATAATTTGAAGGCTTAATATTatccatattttattttctttaattttacaaataaaaaataatacatttttattccTCATTATGAATACcagttttttattaaataaatgttatataaattgTGACAACCTTATTATTTAATCCTGTCTTTTTAACGTACCACTCAACTGTTTGAACTTTTagttttttccatttttttaataaatttctagAAATAATAGAATAATCTCTTTATCATCTATGTTTCATTGTCTTTATCTTTGTAAAATCTATATCTTTGTTTCATTTGCTTATATACAattaagttttcaaattttgatttttttgagAGATATCTCAATTTTGGAGAgtaaagaaaagggaaaaaaaatttagtccaaattttaaaccttttaaatattttttagtaggaaaattattataatgaatCATTCCCAGTATTTCTTTTTACCTAACAAACTTATTTAGTCCTTCAACTTTTATAAATGTGtgattatttgtaattttattttcgtAGAAATTACTGTAATGTTGATTTCTAAAATCTGGGAAGAACATAAACGGAATCTATACATAACTCCTCATTATATATAAGAGAGTTTTTTACTTatatacaaaaattatttatgaaaataacaaTTCAGTGACATAATCaactaattattaatttagGATTGGATAttcaaaataagaaataaatatattataattatcgATCTAAAGTTCATTTATACTAACATTTACTAAGATTTAAATAATTTGTCATGTAATTGGgttagtttaaattaaaaaaaaatacattgagttattttatatttattttagtttttggaTCCTGCATTTAGTGTGTTCAAAATCAAACAGACGAAAATCCAACTGAACAAATTGTAAAGTGCAAAAACTTGAATTTAATCTGATTCTGTTTGAATTTTTTCCTCCAAACTGTCCGATTTGGTTCATGTTCGAAAACCAATCCAAAGCAAATTACACAGTATATTATAttatgtgtgtgtgtatatatatatatatatatatattatttttatgttaagttcagtttttaaaatataagtaaaattcatttattacaATTAAATTGTCCACATCAACTTAATGTTCTGAATAGAAAAATTGTTAGACTAATTGAGTTCATATGTCGAACCATTGGacaattttaattctatttaaaataattattttaattctaaaaaattacaatatatatatatatatttaaaatttaagtcaCATCAATAAAAtcagatttaatttttaaatataataattttaatataaattataacacATACTTTAAACGTAagttttttaaagttaattattatttttaaaaacaaaaaacacttCATTTAAGTCGATTTGAATGGCAAACATGAagttaaatatgattaaattcCTTTTAAGTCAcagtttttaataattaaatctaAGTCGTTTTACAAGCTATTGAGATCAAATTAATCTTAGCACCTCTATGAAACATCATCAAACAGATTTGGATTCCCAAGGAATTAATTCCAAAATATTCCTAccaaaaaatccaaaacaaatTGAGTACCTAATGTTACCTAATGTTACCTAATTTAAAGCCAAAAGTCATTTTTGCAATGTATTCTCTCTTTATAACTTTCCTATCATTCACTTATTCACCGTTTACCATACATATTTTGTAATTAAGTCACAATGGTAAAAAAGTTTTACACTGTAAATGCATAAACTATATGTTTGATCTTGTatacaacaaaataaatatttaatataaaaatgaattagttgatttagataataatattataaatttaaatgttacataaactgaaattaatattatatttaataacatCATTCTAATTTAAGAAACAAGTTTTATAATCAATAAGTGAAAGTTATGATGTTAGTGAACAATTAATGCCTTAACGTAAATGAAACATGAGTGGATCACaataaagttttaaataaattgtgactatataataaaattaacaataatatatatatatatatattttatttaaaataagataaatgaGATTAACAAATTTGTTTCATATACAAACAAAAGAAGAAGTTAGTAGTACAAAGCATAAATGTTGTTAATTAAAGCGAACCGGTTCTTGATTAGACCGGTCCAGTCCCAAGAAGCATGCAATGTTCcaagtttttaattaaaatgaaaatgtttaaagttttggtgtttcccGCGTGAGCGAACGAAGTTATAATATGATAAAAGAAGAGAATAATAGAAGCAATATGGAAAAAGGACAAAACAACAATCAGAAAGTGAAATACTAATGCTGCGATCAAAGGAAAGTGTACAACAGAACTGAGTTCACATGTTTTTCTGTCACATTTTGCAGACATTTCAGACATGTGCTTACAAAAATGTCGTTGTCGCCAACAATGAACTTCACGATTGGACGGTCAAAAAGATACGCTGCACCAGACAAAATAGAATGAATGATCCACGGATTAGCCACTTCTCAAAAGCCAGAAATCTGAAAAGTGAACAGCAAAGTGAAAATCATTTTCCAAAATCACACATCTAACGGTAAAACAAAGTGTTTCTAAGATCACAGTTACTACATTTTTAGTTCCAACCTCATGTCTCAGTTTAGTTTCATTATTCCAATCAAGTTAAAGTTGTAGCTGATTCACTTCATGTTTCAATATGTAAAAAGACTTTAATGATTGAAG harbors:
- the LOC137818759 gene encoding transcription factor MYB1-like yields the protein MGRSPCCSKEGLNKGAWTALEDKILTEYINIHGEGKWRHLPKRAGLKRCGKSCRLRWLNYLRPGIKRGNITNDEEELIIRLHNLLGNRWSLIAGRLPGRTDNEIKNYWNTNIGRKLQNGTPGCSITNGGAGSTLNTVQHDENVKNQEWHYDKGSCLVQTKATRWTKVTVTNEISQHNENSKTNNVGDHSKMKAFLVSPSSESNNDPVLNFMENLEMDGNFFSELMNMDLPESSCQGNNILEDNDNHCSVDKGYLSPKSSSDTTHFPWGDSLYDPNFDFLPVTTFMESGFDWL